Genomic window (Acidobacteriota bacterium):
AGACGCGCGAGTCCAGCAGCACATCTTCAGAAAGCCCGCGTTTGGCGTCGATGGTTGTGTACCTCAGAGTCATTTCATTCGCAGATGATCCGTGACCGTCTTGCGAGTTCTCTTTGAAGTTACGGCCGTCGAGCCACACTGCTGCCACGCGCCCGCTAGTCCAGGGCAGCATAGAGACAAAGCCGTGCTCGGTCATTGTGCCATCGCGATGCGGGAGTATTGGCTTGCTCCATGTCTTGCCGCCATCGGTCGAACGAGAGATGTTGATATCGTATGCGTGACTATCGGGACCGCCCTTCACCAACCAATGCGCAACAAGCGTTCCGTTTGGCAGCGCAACCAGGGACGGGAAATCGGCCCAGTTGACGAACCAATTCGCGCCCTCGGCAATCGTGCGAGGCTCGGACCAATTGCCTCCATTGCGGATTGCAAATCGCAGCCTGCTGCCTTTATCGCCCGCCGGTTCGATCCAGGTTAAGAAGACTCGTCCATCAGGCGCCGAGTACAGGTTTGGCTCACCACTGCCGGGCGCGGCAGGTGAATCAAGCGGCCGGACTATCACATTTTGTTTTGCCGGCTCCTGCCCGGCGGCGATGACGATGAACAGTAGAACAAAGAGTAATCCGTGAATGCTTCGGAAAAGATGTGACATTCGATTCCTCCTACTCGCTCGTGTCCTAAACACCGCAATCATACACTTCTCGATTCGTGAATATCGGTTAGTGCTTCATCTTCCCGGGCCGGATGCGCAAGAAAAAATGAAAGCTCGTCGGGCTTGAACCGTAGATTGGCTTTAAGCCATCCGGCACGTGGTAGAAAGTCACGTCTGCGCCGATGCCGACTCGCAGCTTGGAATCGGCTACGATGTCGCGCACTCCGCCAAACGTGAACGCGCCTACACGGAAGAACTGCTCGAAACGGTCGCCGAGCTCGAAGCCATTGCCTATCGGGTGAAACTCATCAAGGCCGCGGCGGCCGAATATGTTCTCCTCGAGCAGCCCTTGTTTATCTACAAGCTCCAACCGAGTGTAAAGGTAATTCCTATCGAGGAAGTTCGCTGTCGATTCAAATAAGTAAGCGTTCGAGTTACCGTGTAGCTCGTGATTGCGGCCCCAGATCAGACTCGAAGCCCAGTTGCCGTCCTCCCACGAGCTATTGTGAGAAACCGAGGCCGTCAGCCGCTGGAGGTTGCCAGGTTCGAGCGCTTCTGGATTAACCAGGTGCCCATACGACAACTGCATCGACCAATCCGGCGTTGGTGTGAACCAGACTCGCCCGCTCCAGGAATCGAGTTTACCCTTTTGGATGTCCTTGCGGTTCTCGTCCGGCTCCGCGCCATGAAACAGCGAACTTTCTACACGGAAGCGCCACGCTGTCACTCCGGCTGTGATCACACCGTGGCTGATATGCGTGGAGTCTTGCCAATGATGTCCAAGCGGCGCCGCCGGATTCTCTGCCGCGGACATTCGGTGCATGAATGCCGTCGGCCCAAGTGCTGGCTCGGCAACAGGGCCGCCGTAGAAATTGAGAGCGACATGCTCCGACAATCGAATGTTGTAGGCGGCTGCGAGTTCCATAAACAGGTCGTGTGGGTGTTGGGCATCGATAATCGGACGGCCCGCGAAAGTTTCTCCTGTTTGGAAAAGCTCCGGAAAACCACGCCTGGGTGTAGTCCACGGTTCGGCTGAGAACATTCCTCGAAGCATCAAACGGCCCGGTCCGACGTCTCGCTCTGCCATGAGCATAAACCAGTTTTGCGACTCAGCTTTGTTTATTCCGCGAGGCCCGCCTTGATGGTTGAGTCCAGCCTTGAGGTCGGCGTGCGCCATTATCATCCAGTCGTCTTTCATCCAATGCCACATATATCCTGGCGCGCTCGCGGGCATAAGGCTTGTCCCCGAACCGACAGCCGACATCGAACGAAAGGGCCCCCCTGTGATGGTGCTCATCATTCCGCTCATGTCGTGCCCGGCATGTTCTGCGCCCATTTTAGACATATCGTGGCCCGGCATTTCCTTCTTCATCTGGTCAGCCTGCTGAGTAGAAGGCTGAGTTTCGTGATGATGTTCCTGCGGTGGTTGTGTCTTGGCGGGTTGTTGTGCAGGTTGCTTACCATGCTCGTGAGCAGGCTCAGGCTGCGCTGGCTTCTGCCCTTGCTGCGTCTGAGCCGCCTCGTGCTGATGCTGATGCTCAGTAGAGGGCTGCTGTTGCGGTTTAGCTTCCGGATGCTCGTGCTGTTCTCCTTTCCCAGCGCCGTGCTTGTGGCGAGCGCTCGCTGGCACGGCGGATTCGAGCTTCTTTCTACCTTCGGGGGTGAGCGTGGGCAGCTTCCTGAGAAACAAGATCGTGTGCCAAATCTCCGCCGGCTTATGAGTCTTGCCAAAGGCCGGCATGGCTGTACCTGGAACGCCGCTCGAAATCTGACGGAATAACTCTGCATCCGACTTAGTCTGTACTTTATCGGAAGTCAGGTCCGCCGCGCTTACAGCTCTCCCCTTCTCAATATCAGCTTTGCCGGTCGAGCCGTGACAGCTTGCACAGTGCGCGTCAAAGTGGTCGAGGCCCAATGCGATGTTCTTCTCAGTCGGTTGAAGCGGGTTCTTAGTCTGAGGCCTTTGTGGAAGCGAGACGGCATACGTTATCCGCTGGGATACAAGGTACCCGAGCGCCAGTGTGCAAAACACAACCATTACCGCGAGCTTGACCTCTCGCGACTCATGCGATTTCATACAGTCCTCCTCCGGTCTAAGCAATCAACACTCTCTTTCGGCGAATTTCCCAGTTCACCGCCTTGATTCAGTTCCTATTCGAAGCGCCTTCAGAGGATCAACGCACCACGATCTTCCCGCTGAGCATCTTCATTCCGCAGGTGAAGTCGAACACGCCCGCCTTGGTGGGTCTAAACTCGAGCACCACGGGTTCCTTGAACGGCAGATCCTGTTTGATGTTGAACTCCGGGATCACGATCGACGTGGCGCACGTCTCTTCAATCTCTCGCACGAAGGTCAATCGCGCGGGAATGCCTTGCCTCAGGTTGATCCGGTCAGGCTGAAAGCCCTCACCGGTCACCTTCACTGTGACAGCCTGGACGCCGGCTTCTTGTTGCGGCGCGCGAGTCGCGGCTTGTGCCTGGTTGACTGGTTCGCCCGAAGCCGCGGAAGCCGTCGCCGCTGACTGAGCAGGATTCAGCTTCAAGCTCTCAGCGCGAAGCAGAAAGCTTCCTTCGGTCACGACTCGCTCGCCCGCACTCACACCGTTGTACACGGGCAGCATGCCGTTGACTTCTTGTCCGGTCGAGACTTCGCGCTGCACGAATGAACCCGGCCGATCGGTTACCACGTAGACGATTTGCTTTGCTCCGATGGTCTGAACCGCAGAGCGAGGCACAGCCAGAACTGTTTGCCCGCCCGGCGCAGCTTGAACCCCGCCGCTGAAGTTCACGTCTACGAACATCCCTAGCCGAAGCACTTCTCTTGGATTCGCCAACTCGACGCGAACCTGAGCCGTCCGTGTTTGCGGATCGACTCGCGGATCGATGTAAGAAACGCGCCCGTTGAAGGTCCGCCCCGGATAAGCCGAGGTTGTTATGACCGCCGGCGTCGCGACGTTGACCGTCTGGAAGTCCCTCTCATAAATTTGTGCGATCACCCACACTGACGACAAGTCCGCAACTCGAAACATCTCCTTGCCCTGCATGACAACCTCGCCGGTGTTGACCGCGCGTCCGACCACAGTCCCGGAAGCGGGAGACTCAACGGCGATAAGCGGCTTTGGGAACTTCTGTGCAGTGCGAAGCTCCTCGATCTGTTTCTCGCTCAGGCCGAGCAGAATCAACCGCTCTCGCGCGGAGGCGAGACTCGCCTCTGCGGTCTTCTTCATCGAAGTGGCTTGCTCGAGTTCTTCCCGGCTCGCCGCGCCAATCTCGACAAGGTCGATCGTGCGCGTGTGATGCTTGTGGTGCTCTTCAACCTCAGCGGCCATCTTCAAGTAAGCCGCCTCCGCGTCCGCCAGCTCACTGCTGAAAATCGTTGCGAGCGTCTGCCCTCGATTCACCTTATTACCAAGCTCAATGTTGATCTGCCTGACGATGCCGCCCGCGATTGGAAAGACGGGCACTTCTTTGTACGCGTTCGATTGAACAGTTCCGGTTGTTCGAATTCCGGCGGCGCCCGCGGAAGGCATGCCCGTTTGCTCGGCGACGACTTCGGTTTTTAGCTGGGCGTTCGCGAGTTTGTCAGGAGACAGCGTGATCACCATCTCGCCGGAACGGGGCGGGGCCCCGGTTGACGCCGCACCGGGCGGCGCTGGAACGGATTCTCCTGTCGGTGCGGGAACCGGGCGTCCGGCGATTGAACCCGGACTCGATCCACGCGTGAGCAACCACGTCACCGCGATCGCGACCGCAGCCAACAGCACCACCGCGACTACAACCCATCGCTTGAGCGCGACCGGGCGCCGAGCCGGCGGCTCCTCTGAGTTCTCACGTTGATTCATTGCACTGTCCTGATTGTCCATTTTCATCACCTCACGCGGAAGGAACTGGCGTTCCCGCTGCGCGCTCGAGCTCGACGAGCGAGTTGAAGTATTCCTTAAGCACCTCGGTGTATCCGGTCTCGACTTCGATGAAACGTCTCTGCTCGCTGACGTAGTCGAGCGCTGTCTTCTGGCCAAGCGTGTAAGTCTGGCGGATCACGTCGAGATTGCGCTCGGCCTGGCCGCGAACGCCGTCGCGATAGACTGCAAGCGCAGACTGAGCTCGCTCGAAACGCGCGTACGCAGAGGCCACTTCGTTGCGAACAACAAGCTCGGCGAATTCGCGGCGGCTGCGCGCGGCTTCGGCGGATGCGAGCGCTGCTTCGACGTTGCCCTCGTTCTTGTTTCGCACCGGCAGGCTCAACCGCACTCCAAAAGTGAGATTGTGGAAGACACCCATCACTGGAACGCGCGCCCCGGCGTCGTTGAAGCCAAAGACATCGAAGCCGCTGCTCATTCGCTCGTAGCCGGCGAAGATGCTTGCGTCGGCTTTGCCTTCAGCTCGCGCTTGTTCGATCTGCGCCGAGGCGAGCTTCTCAGCCGCGCGCGCAGCCGACAGATCAGGCCGGGTTGCGAGCGCGTTTCGCACCGCATCGCTCTGCGTGACTGGTTGGCGTGTTGTGTCGAACTCACCGCGCAACCGCAACGGTTCGCCTGCCGGCATGCCTATGACTTTTTTAAGCTCGAGTATCGCTACTTCAGCGCGACTCTCGAAGCCGATTCGCATCGCGTCAACTCGATTCAACTCGACCAGCAACAGGTTCTGCTCGAGCGGCGCGGTCTTGCCGCTCTCGACGCGCGCGTGAACGAGGCGATGCGAGTCGCGGGTGAGCGTGAGCAAGTCTTCGGTGAATTTCAGATTGCGAGCGGCGGCTATGGCATCGGAATACTTCATTCGCGCGTCGGCTGCCAGCTTGCGCTCGAAATCGGCTACCTCGGCTTCGCGCACTTGAAGCTCGGCCGTTGCGACGACGACTCTCGCGCTTCGCCGACCGCCAAGCTCGAGCGGCAGCTCCGCTCCGACCATGAGCTTGTTGTCGGGAGTATTGGCCGCGCGTGTCCCGCTGGCTTCGATCATCGGGTTTGCTTTGAGCCCGGCCTGGCGAAGCCGCCCTCGCGCTTCGGCGATCATCTGCCTCGCGGCCGCAAGCTCACCGTTGTGCGCGAGCGCGTAACGAACAAGCGCATCCGCCGTGAGCCCGTTCACCGCGTCGATGTATTGCGAGTACATCGAGCGCGGCTCGGCGGGCTCGATCCTCTTTGGCGACTTTGCCAGGAACACTAATCCTTCGGTCATTGATTGCGGAAGCGCTGCTGTCGTCGAGAGTATCAGCAACAACGCCGCTACAGTTGATCTAGTTAAAACTTTCATCGTCACCTCCATCTTCTTGGCGGCTTTTCGGCTTGGCGCCTTTGCGTGATGATCGTTTCGCGCCAAGACGCCAAGTCGCAAAGACCGCCAAGAGAACCTCAGTCACTTCTCGTTCGCTTCAGCTCCCGCTCGCGAAGCCAGAAGAAGATCACCGGCGTCACGATCAACACGTGAATCAGCGACGACACCATCCCGCCGAGCACCGGGGTCGCCAGCGGCTTCATCACCTCGGCGCCCGCGCTTGTGCTCCACATAATCGGCAGCAGTCCCGCTACCACCGTGCTCACCGTCATC
Coding sequences:
- a CDS encoding c-type cytochrome — encoded protein: MKSHESREVKLAVMVVFCTLALGYLVSQRITYAVSLPQRPQTKNPLQPTEKNIALGLDHFDAHCASCHGSTGKADIEKGRAVSAADLTSDKVQTKSDAELFRQISSGVPGTAMPAFGKTHKPAEIWHTILFLRKLPTLTPEGRKKLESAVPASARHKHGAGKGEQHEHPEAKPQQQPSTEHQHQHEAAQTQQGQKPAQPEPAHEHGKQPAQQPAKTQPPQEHHHETQPSTQQADQMKKEMPGHDMSKMGAEHAGHDMSGMMSTITGGPFRSMSAVGSGTSLMPASAPGYMWHWMKDDWMIMAHADLKAGLNHQGGPRGINKAESQNWFMLMAERDVGPGRLMLRGMFSAEPWTTPRRGFPELFQTGETFAGRPIIDAQHPHDLFMELAAAYNIRLSEHVALNFYGGPVAEPALGPTAFMHRMSAAENPAAPLGHHWQDSTHISHGVITAGVTAWRFRVESSLFHGAEPDENRKDIQKGKLDSWSGRVWFTPTPDWSMQLSYGHLVNPEALEPGNLQRLTASVSHNSSWEDGNWASSLIWGRNHELHGNSNAYLFESTANFLDRNYLYTRLELVDKQGLLEENIFGRRGLDEFHPIGNGFELGDRFEQFFRVGAFTFGGVRDIVADSKLRVGIGADVTFYHVPDGLKPIYGSSPTSFHFFLRIRPGKMKH
- a CDS encoding TolC family protein, coding for MKVLTRSTVAALLLILSTTAALPQSMTEGLVFLAKSPKRIEPAEPRSMYSQYIDAVNGLTADALVRYALAHNGELAAARQMIAEARGRLRQAGLKANPMIEASGTRAANTPDNKLMVGAELPLELGGRRSARVVVATAELQVREAEVADFERKLAADARMKYSDAIAAARNLKFTEDLLTLTRDSHRLVHARVESGKTAPLEQNLLLVELNRVDAMRIGFESRAEVAILELKKVIGMPAGEPLRLRGEFDTTRQPVTQSDAVRNALATRPDLSAARAAEKLASAQIEQARAEGKADASIFAGYERMSSGFDVFGFNDAGARVPVMGVFHNLTFGVRLSLPVRNKNEGNVEAALASAEAARSRREFAELVVRNEVASAYARFERAQSALAVYRDGVRGQAERNLDVIRQTYTLGQKTALDYVSEQRRFIEVETGYTEVLKEYFNSLVELERAAGTPVPSA
- a CDS encoding sialidase family protein, with amino-acid sequence MSHLFRSIHGLLFVLLFIVIAAGQEPAKQNVIVRPLDSPAAPGSGEPNLYSAPDGRVFLTWIEPAGDKGSRLRFAIRNGGNWSEPRTIAEGANWFVNWADFPSLVALPNGTLVAHWLVKGGPDSHAYDINISRSTDGGKTWSKPILPHRDGTMTEHGFVSMLPWTSGRVAAVWLDGRNFKENSQDGHGSSANEMTLRYTTIDAKRGLSEDVLLDSRVCDCCQTSAALTTDGAIVVYRDRSEKEIRDISIVRFYKGRWTQPRTLNVDDWEIHGCPVNGPSVSADGRRVAVAWFTAAKDVPRVKVIFSSDAGATFGQPIIVDEGTPVGRVDVLMLANGSALVSWLERTAKGGEVKVRLLRPDGSRGQSTTVAESSAARASGFPQMARAGDEIIFAWTDPGTPSRVRTAKGRLVPGR
- a CDS encoding efflux RND transporter periplasmic adaptor subunit, with protein sequence MNQRENSEEPPARRPVALKRWVVVAVVLLAAVAIAVTWLLTRGSSPGSIAGRPVPAPTGESVPAPPGAASTGAPPRSGEMVITLSPDKLANAQLKTEVVAEQTGMPSAGAAGIRTTGTVQSNAYKEVPVFPIAGGIVRQINIELGNKVNRGQTLATIFSSELADAEAAYLKMAAEVEEHHKHHTRTIDLVEIGAASREELEQATSMKKTAEASLASARERLILLGLSEKQIEELRTAQKFPKPLIAVESPASGTVVGRAVNTGEVVMQGKEMFRVADLSSVWVIAQIYERDFQTVNVATPAVITTSAYPGRTFNGRVSYIDPRVDPQTRTAQVRVELANPREVLRLGMFVDVNFSGGVQAAPGGQTVLAVPRSAVQTIGAKQIVYVVTDRPGSFVQREVSTGQEVNGMLPVYNGVSAGERVVTEGSFLLRAESLKLNPAQSAATASAASGEPVNQAQAATRAPQQEAGVQAVTVKVTGEGFQPDRINLRQGIPARLTFVREIEETCATSIVIPEFNIKQDLPFKEPVVLEFRPTKAGVFDFTCGMKMLSGKIVVR